A stretch of Bradyrhizobium sp. CCBAU 53338 DNA encodes these proteins:
- a CDS encoding O-antigen ligase yields the protein MHRISQFIALFVVLVAPLPFGSVELIWGWIWTALLVVSLMTADLSRVCRADLWILGSTVVILLFTCALAVFQIWPGVGAGFADPAWDVARNLAGLTLPDRLSVTASAPWVAFGPCLLFALMLVRAYLIATDEVAARSLLKATAYAGFAYAVYGIAAQLLAPTRLLWRTKEYYLSFATGTFVNRNTAAAFWGCCAVLFLGQLLARSSDTWFAKRSSRHVRHSPVDHPAVLCAGLLACLTAVGMTGSRAGVVLTLLSLAFLTNLHLMQYRDQLKRYWLVSGTVTVAAIMAFFVIGGIASSRVGMFGLGDPRRLEVYRTSLEMLRGHELFGWGLGNFEAAFPAFRAVDLGSQGIWDKAHSTPLEMLVSAGIPLTILVCGLVVLFFGRMVFGSFARRRDNYMPATGAAVFLLGALHSCVDFSVQVTGFAVLFAAIAGCGLAQSISTQQRPPRQFTTS from the coding sequence GTGCACCGGATATCTCAGTTTATCGCACTTTTCGTTGTCTTGGTGGCGCCGCTGCCATTCGGCTCGGTCGAACTGATCTGGGGCTGGATTTGGACCGCGCTCCTGGTTGTCAGTCTGATGACGGCCGACCTGTCGCGCGTGTGTCGCGCAGATCTCTGGATTTTGGGCTCGACGGTCGTCATCCTGCTATTCACCTGCGCATTGGCGGTCTTTCAGATCTGGCCCGGAGTCGGTGCCGGATTCGCCGACCCGGCATGGGACGTGGCCCGGAATCTCGCCGGGCTGACGCTGCCGGATCGTCTTTCTGTCACGGCTTCAGCCCCGTGGGTGGCGTTTGGCCCTTGCCTGCTCTTTGCCCTGATGCTCGTGCGGGCCTATCTGATCGCAACGGACGAAGTGGCTGCGAGATCGCTGCTGAAGGCGACTGCATATGCCGGTTTCGCCTATGCTGTCTACGGCATCGCTGCACAGCTGCTTGCTCCCACCAGGCTCTTGTGGCGGACCAAGGAGTACTATCTCTCGTTCGCCACGGGAACGTTCGTGAATCGAAATACGGCGGCAGCCTTTTGGGGCTGCTGTGCGGTCTTGTTCCTCGGTCAATTGCTGGCACGGTCGTCCGACACATGGTTTGCCAAGCGTAGCTCCCGACACGTTCGGCATTCGCCTGTTGATCATCCCGCCGTTCTTTGCGCGGGCCTTCTTGCTTGCCTCACGGCCGTCGGCATGACGGGGTCGCGTGCCGGCGTCGTTCTCACTCTCCTTAGTCTCGCCTTCCTGACCAATCTGCATCTGATGCAATATCGAGACCAGTTGAAGCGCTACTGGCTGGTCTCCGGAACGGTGACTGTCGCTGCCATCATGGCTTTTTTTGTGATCGGTGGAATCGCAAGCAGCCGCGTCGGCATGTTCGGGCTGGGAGATCCGCGGCGGCTCGAGGTCTATCGAACGTCATTGGAGATGTTGAGGGGCCATGAACTGTTCGGTTGGGGGCTGGGCAATTTCGAGGCAGCATTTCCTGCTTTCCGGGCAGTGGATCTTGGAAGCCAGGGAATCTGGGACAAGGCGCACAGCACTCCACTCGAGATGTTGGTCTCCGCCGGCATTCCTTTGACGATCCTCGTCTGTGGTCTGGTCGTCCTGTTCTTCGGACGAATGGTCTTCGGCAGTTTCGCAAGACGACGTGACAATTATATGCCAGCCACGGGTGCCGCTGTGTTTCTGCTCGGAGCCCTGCATTCATGCGTCGATTTTTCGGTGCAAGTAACGGGCTTTGCAGTGTTATTCGCGGCGATCGCGGGATGTGGTCTGGCGCAGTCGATCTCCACGCAGCAGCGTCCGCCGCGCCAATTCACCACTTCTTAA
- a CDS encoding NAD-dependent epimerase — MAPVLVTGAAGFIGMHVCERLLARGEQVVGVDALTPYYDPALKRARLETLRHRPGFSFHEIDLADFAAVIRVFDEAAPDRVVHLAAQPGVRASIDDPITSIRANCDGFVTVLEAGRRRGLAHLVYASSSSVYGANRTLPYSTEQSVNHPVSLYAASKKANELMAHTFAHVHKLPVTGLRFFTVYGPWGRPDMAAWLFTRAIFANEPIKIFNNGDMWRDFTYVDDIVEGVVRTLDRPATPNPAWNAEAPENSTSYAPYRVYNIGNNKSVKLLEFVETLEKIIGKPAIRELLPMQAGDVLETRADISPLQRDVGFAPSTSIAEGLARFVEWYRKYHGV; from the coding sequence TTGGCCCCTGTGCTGGTTACTGGCGCTGCCGGCTTTATCGGAATGCATGTTTGCGAACGGCTGTTGGCGCGCGGCGAACAGGTCGTTGGCGTCGATGCGCTCACGCCGTATTACGATCCGGCGCTGAAGCGCGCGCGCCTCGAAACGCTCAGGCACCGTCCCGGCTTCAGCTTCCACGAGATCGACCTGGCTGATTTTGCCGCGGTGATACGCGTCTTCGATGAGGCCGCACCCGATCGGGTCGTGCATCTCGCGGCGCAGCCGGGTGTCCGCGCCTCGATCGACGATCCCATCACCAGCATTCGCGCCAATTGCGACGGATTCGTCACCGTGCTCGAGGCCGGCCGGCGTCGTGGCCTGGCACATCTCGTCTACGCTTCGTCGAGCTCGGTCTATGGCGCCAATCGCACCTTGCCGTATTCGACCGAACAATCGGTCAACCACCCGGTCAGCCTCTATGCCGCGAGCAAGAAGGCCAACGAGCTGATGGCGCACACCTTTGCGCATGTTCACAAGCTGCCGGTGACAGGTCTTCGCTTCTTCACCGTTTACGGCCCGTGGGGTCGGCCCGATATGGCCGCCTGGCTGTTCACGCGCGCGATATTCGCGAATGAGCCGATCAAGATTTTCAACAATGGCGACATGTGGCGCGATTTCACCTATGTCGACGACATCGTCGAAGGCGTGGTTCGCACCCTTGATCGGCCCGCGACGCCAAATCCCGCGTGGAACGCCGAAGCGCCGGAAAATTCGACGAGCTATGCGCCGTATCGCGTCTACAACATCGGCAACAACAAGTCAGTGAAGCTGCTCGAGTTCGTCGAGACGCTCGAGAAGATCATCGGCAAGCCTGCGATCCGCGAGCTCCTGCCGATGCAGGCGGGCGACGTGCTGGAGACGCGCGCGGACATTTCCCCGCTCCAGCGCGACGTCGGTTTCGCGCCGTCGACCTCGATCGCGGAAGGCCTCGCTCGTTTCGTCGAATGGTACCGAAAGTACCACGGCGTTTGA
- a CDS encoding UDP-glucose/GDP-mannose dehydrogenase family protein, whose amino-acid sequence MRIAMIGTGYVGLVSGACFADFGHDVTCVDKDEKKIAALHRGEIPIYEPGLDELVATNVKAKRLDFTTDLSRPVAEADAVFIAVGTPSRRGDGHADLSYVYAAAKEIAQSLSGFTVVVTKSTVPVGTGDEVERIIRETNPKADVVVASNPEFLREGAAIRDFKFPDRVVVGTSDERGRKVMGDIYRPLSLNQAPLMFTARRTAEMIKYAANAFLATKITFINEIADLSEKVGANVQEVARGIGLDNRIGTKFLHAGPGFGGSCFPKDTKALIKIAQDYDVSLRIVESVLAVNENRKRAMARKVSQALGGSLRGKTIAVLGLTFKPDTDDMRDAPSIPLVTGLIDMGAKVKAFDPVGMEQAKGELPNITYCEDAYSCAQGADALVIVTEWVQFRALDLDRLKATMAQPIVVDLRNIYRPEEMAAAGFIYESVGRSAQA is encoded by the coding sequence ATGCGCATCGCGATGATCGGCACGGGTTATGTGGGACTGGTGTCCGGAGCCTGTTTTGCGGATTTCGGTCACGACGTCACCTGCGTCGACAAGGACGAGAAGAAGATTGCAGCGCTTCATCGCGGCGAGATTCCGATCTACGAGCCCGGCCTCGACGAACTGGTCGCGACCAATGTGAAGGCCAAGCGGCTCGACTTCACAACCGATCTGTCCAGGCCGGTCGCAGAGGCCGATGCCGTGTTCATCGCGGTCGGCACGCCGTCCCGTCGCGGCGACGGTCACGCCGATCTCTCCTATGTCTACGCCGCCGCGAAGGAGATCGCGCAGTCGCTGTCCGGCTTCACCGTCGTGGTGACCAAGTCGACCGTGCCGGTCGGCACCGGCGACGAGGTCGAGCGCATCATCCGCGAGACCAATCCGAAGGCCGACGTCGTCGTCGCCTCCAATCCCGAATTCCTGCGCGAGGGCGCCGCGATCCGCGACTTCAAGTTCCCCGATCGCGTCGTGGTCGGCACCTCCGACGAGCGCGGCCGCAAGGTGATGGGCGACATCTACCGCCCGCTGTCGCTGAACCAGGCGCCGCTGATGTTCACCGCGCGCCGTACCGCCGAGATGATCAAATATGCGGCGAACGCGTTCCTCGCGACCAAGATCACCTTCATCAACGAGATCGCGGACCTCTCAGAGAAGGTCGGCGCCAACGTGCAGGAAGTCGCGCGCGGCATTGGCCTGGACAACCGTATCGGCACCAAATTCCTGCATGCCGGTCCCGGCTTCGGCGGCTCCTGCTTCCCGAAGGACACCAAGGCGCTGATCAAGATCGCGCAGGACTACGACGTGTCCTTGCGCATCGTCGAGTCCGTGCTTGCCGTGAACGAGAACCGCAAGCGCGCGATGGCGCGGAAAGTGAGCCAGGCGCTCGGCGGTAGCTTGCGCGGCAAGACCATCGCGGTGCTGGGTCTGACCTTCAAGCCCGACACCGACGACATGCGCGATGCGCCGTCGATCCCGCTCGTCACGGGCCTCATCGACATGGGCGCGAAGGTCAAGGCGTTCGACCCCGTCGGCATGGAGCAGGCCAAGGGTGAACTTCCCAACATCACCTATTGCGAGGACGCCTATTCCTGCGCGCAAGGCGCCGATGCGCTTGTCATCGTCACCGAATGGGTGCAGTTCCGCGCGCTCGATCTCGACCGGCTGAAGGCGACCATGGCCCAGCCCATTGTCGTCGATCTCCGCAACATCTACCGCCCCGAAGAGATGGCTGCCGCCGGCTTCATTTATGAGAGCGTGGGGCGGTCCGCTCAGGCCTGA
- a CDS encoding transglutaminase-like cysteine peptidase — translation MVMKRHLIAAWLVVGLSMPCYAAEQATAPSGAFLKEAQNVLAPLQFVKFCMNNPAECEPSSSEARLPARDEALAALAEVNATANQSIHPLAKSTDPILARWAISPASGDCNDYAVTKRHMLIARGWPASALRLAVVYAPTGGHLVLVARLQDGDYILDNLASDVRRWGGVDYQWVSMESAENPRFWVSIAKQDHRDFAALGSAKNDSN, via the coding sequence GTGGTGATGAAACGGCATCTGATTGCGGCTTGGCTCGTCGTTGGGCTGTCAATGCCGTGCTATGCGGCTGAGCAGGCGACGGCGCCTTCGGGGGCATTCCTGAAAGAGGCGCAGAACGTGCTGGCTCCGCTCCAGTTCGTGAAGTTCTGCATGAACAATCCCGCGGAGTGCGAGCCGAGCTCCTCGGAAGCACGGTTGCCGGCACGGGATGAGGCCCTCGCGGCGTTGGCCGAAGTCAATGCGACGGCGAACCAGAGCATTCATCCGCTGGCCAAATCCACGGACCCCATCTTGGCCCGCTGGGCGATCTCGCCGGCGTCCGGTGACTGCAATGACTATGCGGTGACCAAGCGACACATGCTCATCGCCAGGGGCTGGCCCGCGAGCGCCCTGCGTTTGGCGGTCGTCTATGCGCCGACCGGCGGCCATCTCGTGCTCGTCGCGCGGCTGCAAGACGGTGATTACATTTTGGACAATCTCGCCTCGGACGTTCGGAGGTGGGGCGGCGTCGACTATCAGTGGGTGTCGATGGAGTCGGCCGAGAATCCTCGCTTCTGGGTTTCCATTGCCAAGCAGGATCATCGCGATTTTGCCGCGCTTGGGAGCGCGAAGAACGACTCCAACTAG
- a CDS encoding lipopolysaccharide biosynthesis protein produces the protein MMTVLTMRIPRKLVALTNVLIRSATLGLRFLLSFYVIKYLGYDAAGVYGLTVGVTGITPALIGWGLNYFVAREVVGMSPSQAALRIRNRLFITIVSLTLATVAMILFSFFTQRTSAPLFVLIAILAWLETIALDLHLPLIGLGKAVEANVLVFIRSAAWVPFIVGLGLAFPQFRSMEALLSAWIVADVLALVLLGVMARQWGVGGIISSQIDFGWIVNRLRRSWHIYVSDVSLVGLMYLDRYIVGIFLGLSATGIYTFFWSLSNSLQTLVSTAVVQTALPTLVKAFSSEDRHAWKNAITIEFYKVISISVGMALVIFAASEVALHYMSMRGLSEHHGLFLLLLAASVLRACSDLGNVAMLSTQKDTSYAAINIIGVFLSTGMTCLGVALYGLSGAGVAIFTTAVILLLMRIWLLAGLLRPTASPDPGDHA, from the coding sequence ATGATGACGGTCCTGACAATGCGTATTCCACGAAAACTGGTTGCCCTGACGAATGTCCTCATTCGATCCGCAACGCTTGGGCTCCGTTTCCTACTCTCGTTCTATGTCATCAAATATCTCGGTTACGACGCGGCCGGCGTCTACGGGCTCACGGTCGGCGTGACGGGCATCACGCCGGCGCTGATCGGTTGGGGGCTGAACTATTTCGTAGCCCGCGAGGTGGTCGGCATGTCTCCGTCCCAGGCAGCCTTGCGGATTCGAAATCGCCTGTTCATCACAATCGTCTCGCTGACATTGGCGACGGTGGCGATGATCCTGTTCTCCTTCTTCACGCAACGAACCAGTGCCCCTCTCTTTGTCTTGATCGCCATCCTTGCCTGGCTCGAGACAATTGCGCTCGACTTGCACCTGCCGTTGATCGGCCTGGGCAAGGCCGTGGAAGCGAACGTTCTCGTGTTCATACGTTCCGCCGCCTGGGTCCCCTTCATCGTTGGTCTCGGCCTGGCCTTCCCACAATTCCGCTCGATGGAAGCGCTGCTGTCGGCGTGGATCGTCGCCGACGTGCTGGCGCTCGTCCTGCTCGGCGTCATGGCGCGGCAATGGGGTGTGGGAGGGATAATCAGCTCACAAATCGATTTCGGCTGGATCGTCAACCGGCTTCGACGATCCTGGCACATCTATGTCAGCGACGTCAGCCTCGTGGGATTGATGTACCTCGATCGATATATCGTCGGAATTTTCCTGGGGCTGTCTGCAACCGGCATCTACACCTTCTTCTGGTCGCTCAGCAATTCGTTGCAGACGCTGGTCTCTACAGCTGTCGTCCAAACAGCCCTGCCGACCCTGGTGAAAGCCTTCTCGAGTGAAGATCGCCACGCCTGGAAAAATGCAATCACGATCGAGTTCTACAAGGTGATCTCGATTTCCGTCGGAATGGCACTGGTGATTTTCGCGGCGAGCGAAGTCGCGCTGCACTACATGTCGATGCGGGGCCTGAGCGAACATCACGGCCTCTTCCTGCTGCTTCTTGCCGCTTCCGTTCTGCGTGCGTGTTCGGATCTGGGAAACGTCGCAATGCTGAGCACGCAAAAGGATACTTCGTATGCCGCCATCAATATCATCGGGGTCTTTCTCTCGACCGGCATGACCTGTCTCGGCGTCGCTCTTTATGGCCTCTCTGGCGCAGGCGTGGCGATCTTCACCACTGCGGTCATCCTTCTGCTGATGCGGATCTGGCTGCTTGCGGGCCTGCTTCGGCCCACTGCGTCGCCCGACCCCGGTGACCATGCCTGA
- a CDS encoding AAA family ATPase, whose translation MYQPRSNFEPGQPLTFPFNTAVLTFERAVDIVRRQWPLIATVVGCCLALVVAYSLTATPYYTASTSILVDTRQAQLLSKSTDANSTLIDPGFVESQVEILSSDDLVRSVADSMKLTSDPEYVEGNLLSHIIGAVVGALGLAEPESKDFVKRMVVAAMKKNLKVERVGVTYVLTLSFKSTDPDKAARIANALADQYMVGVLEAKYQSTKRASEWLQRRSAELQQQAMDADRAVQTFKAQNNIVGTSKGLMSEQQLSDVNTQLIQARAATAEAKARLDRINAITDQDLAQPTVTDALNNTVITRLRAQYLDLAAQYADWSSKYGKDHQASVNLASRMQELKRAIKDEVKRIADAYKSDYEIARSRESSLDGDLNKLVSESSSASQAQVKLRNLESAADTYRTLYNNFLQQLQEATQNQSFPISEARIISTAQKPDKKSWPRIGLLLLGGLVGGLCFGVGGAVAKELLTEVLRTPLEVEGETALQCLGTLPEIHSDGLDGSSDAGGAALVRYALEHPFSRYAETLRNVKTAVDLARLSRETNVIAIVSSLPKEGKTTVAANLAHLASLTGHRTLLIDGDLHTQALTRKLAPAAKTGLVEALSEPNQFERHVQVDRHSKLNFLPSVVQTRLVNSADLLASPAMADFLRSARKQYDYIFMDLAPVLPVTDAKAAGHLIDAIVYVVEWGKTRRAAVHESLTDLEVFKSKIVGIVLNRANPKTLKRIESYKGRHYSDYYIEQS comes from the coding sequence ATGTATCAGCCTCGCAGCAACTTTGAGCCCGGCCAGCCTCTGACGTTCCCGTTCAACACGGCCGTGCTGACGTTCGAGCGCGCGGTGGATATCGTTCGCCGGCAGTGGCCCTTGATTGCCACCGTCGTCGGCTGCTGTCTCGCTCTGGTTGTGGCGTACTCGCTGACGGCCACCCCTTACTACACGGCCTCCACCAGCATTCTGGTGGACACGCGTCAGGCGCAACTGCTGAGCAAGTCCACGGACGCCAACAGTACGCTGATCGATCCCGGCTTCGTGGAAAGCCAGGTTGAAATTCTCTCGTCCGACGACCTCGTCCGTTCGGTCGCCGATTCGATGAAGCTGACGAGCGACCCCGAGTATGTCGAAGGCAATCTGCTCTCTCACATCATCGGTGCCGTCGTGGGCGCGCTTGGACTTGCCGAGCCCGAATCCAAGGACTTCGTCAAGCGGATGGTCGTCGCCGCGATGAAGAAGAATTTGAAGGTGGAGCGGGTCGGCGTGACCTACGTTCTGACCCTGTCTTTCAAGTCCACGGACCCGGACAAGGCGGCGCGCATCGCCAACGCCCTGGCCGACCAATATATGGTCGGCGTTCTCGAGGCCAAATACCAGTCGACCAAACGGGCCAGCGAGTGGTTGCAGCGGCGCAGCGCGGAGCTGCAGCAGCAGGCCATGGATGCCGACCGTGCGGTCCAGACCTTCAAGGCCCAGAACAATATCGTCGGAACGAGCAAGGGGCTGATGAGCGAGCAGCAATTGTCCGACGTCAATACCCAGCTGATTCAGGCCCGGGCCGCCACGGCCGAGGCCAAGGCGCGCCTCGACCGGATCAATGCGATCACGGACCAGGATCTCGCCCAGCCCACGGTCACGGACGCGCTCAACAATACGGTGATCACGCGTCTGCGCGCACAATATCTTGATCTCGCGGCTCAATATGCCGACTGGTCCAGCAAGTACGGGAAGGATCACCAGGCCTCGGTCAACCTGGCTTCGCGAATGCAGGAGCTGAAGCGGGCCATCAAGGATGAAGTCAAGCGGATCGCCGATGCCTACAAGAGCGATTACGAGATTGCGCGCAGCCGAGAGAGCTCGCTTGACGGCGATCTGAACAAGCTCGTTAGCGAATCCAGCAGCGCGAGCCAGGCCCAGGTGAAGCTGCGCAATCTCGAAAGCGCCGCCGATACTTATCGTACCCTGTACAACAATTTCCTCCAGCAACTCCAGGAAGCCACGCAGAACCAGAGCTTCCCGATCAGCGAAGCGCGGATCATCAGCACGGCGCAAAAGCCGGACAAGAAGAGCTGGCCGAGGATCGGCCTGCTCCTGCTTGGCGGCCTGGTCGGCGGGCTGTGTTTCGGCGTCGGTGGCGCCGTGGCGAAGGAGCTGCTCACCGAAGTGCTGCGGACCCCCCTGGAAGTGGAGGGCGAGACTGCGCTCCAGTGCCTCGGAACGCTGCCCGAAATTCATTCGGATGGGCTGGACGGGTCTTCGGACGCCGGCGGTGCAGCCCTCGTCCGATATGCCCTTGAGCACCCGTTCTCGCGCTACGCGGAGACGCTGCGGAACGTGAAGACGGCGGTCGACCTCGCGCGATTGTCGAGAGAGACCAATGTCATCGCCATCGTCTCCTCGCTGCCGAAGGAAGGCAAGACGACGGTCGCTGCCAATCTCGCTCACCTGGCCTCGCTCACGGGACACCGCACGCTGTTGATCGACGGCGACCTGCACACGCAGGCTTTGACACGCAAGCTTGCTCCCGCTGCCAAGACCGGATTGGTCGAGGCCCTTTCGGAGCCGAACCAGTTCGAGCGGCACGTCCAGGTCGATCGCCACTCGAAGCTCAATTTCCTGCCTTCGGTCGTGCAGACGCGATTGGTGAATTCTGCCGATCTGCTCGCCTCTCCCGCGATGGCGGATTTCCTCAGGTCCGCCCGCAAGCAGTATGACTACATCTTCATGGATCTGGCCCCCGTGCTGCCGGTGACGGACGCCAAGGCGGCGGGCCATTTGATCGACGCCATCGTCTACGTCGTCGAATGGGGCAAGACGCGCCGGGCGGCGGTCCACGAGTCCCTCACGGACCTGGAAGTCTTCAAGAGCAAGATCGTCGGAATCGTTCTCAATAGAGCCAATCCGAAAACGCTGAAGCGGATCGAGTCGTATAAGGGGCGGCATTACTCTGACTACTACATTGAGCAGAGCTGA
- a CDS encoding acyltransferase, with amino-acid sequence MNLSRLPDERAGPVTATFPEGAHRTRTTQFEPSIQGLRGLAALSVLLVHLYDMPMLAGFLPAVPSWLNATVGTFGRGVEVFFMISGYLIPASLVRHKLISKFFYDRCLRILPVFVTFHLILFAIGPLVGYKFFKDIDALNYLKIFFANLFFLPDILNLPLGQQNAWTLTYEWAFYIWFAVAFYFAPRSRPITALVVVAGCAAMFYFPITAYFLIGLVLGAIELRIRAQGLPGLIFSVACLALMYAMMEYVHPFAGLIPAFLLFSTVLNPDSAIAQLLSKTAPQFVGKISYSLYLVHPFALYPLQVIGSKLVAHGYSPWAVWPIFVIVGLPLSFVASTITYELIEVRMRHAVAALLGDSKRRSLAEARND; translated from the coding sequence ATGAACCTCTCCAGATTGCCCGACGAGCGGGCAGGTCCCGTCACGGCGACATTTCCCGAGGGGGCCCATCGCACCCGTACGACGCAGTTCGAGCCCTCTATTCAAGGCTTGCGCGGCCTCGCCGCGTTGAGCGTACTGCTCGTTCACCTCTATGACATGCCGATGCTGGCAGGATTCCTTCCGGCCGTGCCGTCGTGGCTGAACGCGACCGTGGGAACCTTCGGCCGCGGGGTCGAGGTGTTCTTCATGATCAGCGGCTACCTGATTCCGGCGAGTTTGGTGCGGCACAAGCTGATCTCGAAATTCTTCTACGACCGATGCCTGCGCATCCTGCCGGTGTTCGTCACCTTCCACCTCATCCTGTTCGCCATTGGCCCGCTGGTCGGATACAAATTCTTCAAGGACATCGACGCGCTGAACTATCTGAAGATTTTCTTCGCCAACCTGTTCTTCCTTCCGGACATCCTCAATCTCCCTCTTGGGCAGCAGAACGCCTGGACGCTTACCTATGAGTGGGCCTTCTATATCTGGTTTGCCGTTGCCTTCTATTTCGCTCCGCGCTCGCGGCCAATCACGGCGCTCGTGGTCGTCGCAGGCTGCGCCGCCATGTTCTATTTCCCCATCACCGCTTATTTCCTGATCGGTCTCGTTCTCGGGGCGATCGAACTGCGCATCAGGGCACAGGGCCTGCCCGGGCTGATATTCAGCGTCGCCTGCCTGGCATTGATGTACGCGATGATGGAGTATGTACATCCGTTCGCAGGGTTGATCCCGGCGTTCCTCCTGTTTTCGACCGTGTTGAACCCGGACTCGGCCATCGCGCAGCTGCTGTCGAAGACTGCGCCGCAATTCGTCGGCAAGATCAGCTACAGCCTCTACCTCGTACATCCCTTTGCGCTCTATCCGCTCCAGGTCATCGGGAGCAAACTCGTTGCGCATGGATATTCACCGTGGGCGGTATGGCCGATATTCGTGATCGTCGGCTTGCCCCTCTCATTCGTGGCGTCGACCATTACGTACGAACTGATCGAGGTTCGAATGAGACATGCCGTCGCGGCATTGCTCGGAGACTCCAAGCGAAGATCCCTCGCCGAAGCGCGGAATGACTAG